A genomic window from Brassica oleracea var. oleracea cultivar TO1000 chromosome C8, BOL, whole genome shotgun sequence includes:
- the LOC106307371 gene encoding extensin-2-like: protein MATPAWSLAGKTHLVVAVLAMLVGLTLATEPYYYSSPPPPYEYKSAPPPVKSTPAPYEYKSPPPPPPYYYHSPPPPVKSPPPPYYYHSPPLPVKSPPPPYYYHSPPPPVKSPPPPYYYHSPPPPVKSPPPPYYYHSPPPPVKSPPPPYYYHSPPPPAKSPPPPYYYHSPPPPVKYPPPPYYYHSPPPPVKSPPPPYYYHSPPPPVKSPPPPYYYHSPPPPMKSPPPPYYYHSPSPPVKSPPPPYYYHSPPPPVKSPPPPYYYHSPPPPVKSPPPPYYYHSPPPPMKSPPPPYYYNSPPPPVKSPPPPYYYKSPPPPVKSPPPPYYYQSPPPPPITYSPPYYYSSPPPPVKSYSPPYYYTSPPPPVSYLHPHPHPHPKPLVFKVVGKVYCYRCYDWTYPKKSHDKKHLKGAVVEVTCKAGDKTVKAYGKTKINGKYAITVEGYNYRKYGGEVCTAKLHAPPKGSPCNIPTSYNMGNKGGKLHVKSKTKYEVVLYAKSFAYAPKKPYEECHKPAPYHPPYYYKSPPPPTPVYYYKSPPPPAPTYLYKSPPPPTHSPTPYYYHSSPPPVKSPPPPYYYHSPPPPVKSPPPPYYYQSPPPDPVKSPPPPYYYKSPPPPVKSPPPPYYYHSPPPPVKSPPPPYYYHSPPPPVKSPPPPYYYHSPPPPVKSPPPPYYYHSPPPPVKSPPPPYYYHSPPPPVKSPPPPYYYHSPPPPVKSPPPYYYHSPPPPVKSPPPPYYYHSPPPPVKSPPPPYYYHSPPPPVKSRPPPYYYHSPPPPVKSPPPPYYYHSPPPPVKSPPPPYYYNSPPPPVKSPPPPYHYNSPPPPVKSPPPVYIYASPPPPIHY from the exons ATGGCAACTCCGGCATGGAGTCTTGCCGGCAAGACTCATTTGGTAGTTGCTGTTTTGGCAATGCTCGTGGGTTTGACCTTGGCAACGGAACCTTATTACTATAGTTCTCCTCCACCACCCTACGAATACAAATCTGCACCACCTCCGGTGAAATCTACTCCCGCACCGTATGAATATAAATCCCCTCCTCCTCCACCACCATATTATTATCACTCACCGCCTCCTCCGGTGAAGTCCCCTCCTCCACCTTATTATTACCATTCACCTCCTCTTCCAGTGAAATCTCCACCACCACCGTATTATTATCACTCTCCGCCACCACCGGTGAAATCTCCACCACCACCGTATTATTACCATTCTCCACCTCCTCCGGTGAAATCTCCTCCTCCACCTTATTACTACCATTCACCCCCTCCTCCGGTAAAATCTCCTCCTCCACCTTATTACTACCATTCACCTCCTCCTCCGGCAAAATCTCCTCCTCCACCTTATTACTACCATTCTCCACCTCCTCCGGTTAAATATCCACCACCACCGTACTATTACCATTCTCCACCTCCTCCGGTGAAATCTCCACCACCACCTTACTATTATCATTCACCGCCTCCCCCAGTGAAATCACCTCCTCCACCATACTACTACCATTCCCCTCCTCCTCCAATGAAGTCTCCACCACCTCCATATTACTACCATTCTCCGTCTCCTCCGGTGAAGTCTCCTCCTCCACCATACTACTATCATTCACCTCCTCCCCCGGTGAAGTCTCCTCCGCCACCATACTATTATCATTCACCACCTCCCCCAGTGAAATCTCCACCACCACCATACTACTACCATTCTCCTCCTCCTCCCATGAAATCTCCCCCTCCTCCTTACTACTACAACTCCCCACCACCACCGGTGAAATCTCCACCACCTCCTTATTACTACAAGTCTCCTCCTCCTCCAGTGAAATCCCCACCACCCCCATACTACTACCAATCACCTCCACCACCACCAATAACCTACTCTCCACCTTACTACTACTCATCCCCACCACCACCAGTCAAATCATACTCTCCACCGTACTACTACACATCTCCACCACCGCCGGTCTCATATCTTCACCCCCATCCTCACCCACACCCAAAACCACTTGTATTTAAAGTTGTTGGTAAAGTTTACTGCTATAGATGCTACGATTGGACCTACCCTAAAAAGTCACACGACAAAAAGCATCTCAAAG GTGCTGTCGTGGAGGTGACATGCAAGGCAGGAGACAAAACGGTCAAAGCGTACGGTAAGACAAAGATAAATGGTAAATATGCAATCACCGTGGAAGGGTACAACTACCGCAAATACGGCGGCGAGGTATGCACGGCCAAGTTACACGCGCCACCAAAGGGATCACCTTGTAATATTCCTACAAGTTACAATATGGGTAACAAAGGAGGTAAACTTCATGTGAAATCAAAGACCAAGTACGAGGTTGTGCTTTACGCCAAGTCCTTTGCTTATGCACCTAAGAAGCCTTATGAGGAATGCCATAAACCAGCTCCTTACCACCCACCTTATTACTACAAGTCTCCGCCGCCCCCAACTCCGGTTTACTACTACAAGTCGCCGCCGCCGCCTGCCCCAACTTATCTCTATAAGTCGCCACCACCTCCAACTCATTCTCCTACACCGTATTACTATCACTCATCTCCACCACCGGTTAAGTCTCCACCACCACCATACTATTATCATTCGCCACCTCCACCGGTGAAATCTCCACCACCACCCTATTACTACCAATCTCCTCCACCTGATCCAGTGAAATCTCCCCCACCTCCATACTACTACAAGTCTCCTCCACCACCGGTCAAATCTCCTCCACCGCCATACTACTACCACTCTCCTCCTCCACCAGTTAAATCACCACCTCCTCCATACTATTACCATTCACCGCCTCCGCCAGTCAAATCCCCACCACCACCATATTACTACCACTCCCCACCCCCTCCAGTGAAATCTCCTCCACCACCATATTATTACCATTCTCCACCTCCTCCGGTGAAATCTCCACCACCTCCATATTATTACCACTCTCCTCCTCCACCAGTCAAATCACCGCCGCCTCCATATTATTACCACTCTCCACCTCCACCAGTGAAATCACCTCCTCCTTACTACTACCATTCACCACCCCCGCCAGTGAAGTCACCTCCACCACCGTATTACTACCATTCTCCACCTCCTCCCGTGAAATCTCCTCCACCACCATACTATTATCATTCTCCCCCTCCTCCCGTGAAATCACGTCCTCCTCCTTATTACTACCACTCACCACCTCCACCAGTCAAATCTCCACCACCACCATATTATTATCATTCTCCACCTCCTCCAGTAAAATCTCCCCCACCACCATACTACTACAACTCACCTCCTCCACCAGTCAAATCTCCACCACCACCGTACCATTACAACTCTCCCCCGCCTCCCGTAAAATCTCCTCCTCCAGTCTACATCTACGCATCTCCACCACCTCCCATCCACTACTAA
- the LOC106307925 gene encoding uncharacterized protein At3g49140-like produces the protein MVIAAASSFSLGPSHCHHHSYTDDFPSYKRHGSARNRAFDGSASANLSVLSSRCKIPSFGSAFHVPTGGHDLGLTKVSVAADYSDSVPDSSFYGYHPLEDLKPGKRVQETKLSPAEVARTTVEANSSAVLVFPGAIHCEPHDHNSWSEFKYVIDDYGDIFFDIPDDVNILEDPGASNPVKAFFGMDVPRYENSRLHEEYNISDIGNLDQIIFDDHYFEMMDSDAGDIPVDWGMPDTSNGVHPIYFAKHMSKAISMDYDRKMDYPSNGVSILACLRPAFLDEESYIRRLFLSEDRDDYSWEVQGDENPNASSRDDENDMSSSLYRLEIVGIELLSLYGTESSISLQDFQDAEPDILVHSTSAIIERFNNRGVSSDIALKALCKKKGLHAEEANLISVDSLGMDVRVFAGAQVQTHRFPFKTRATTEMAAEKKMHQLLFPRSRRRKLKSNDESLKDAYR, from the exons ATGGTGATCGCAGCTGCTTCTTCTTTTTCCCTCG GTCCATCTCATTGCCATCATCACTCTTACACGGATGACTTCCCTTCCTACAAAAGACACGGCAGCGCAAGAAACCGTGCCTTTGATGGATCTGCCTCTGCTAATCTCTCTGTTTTAAG TTCCAGATGCAAGATTCCATCTTTTGGTTCAGCCTTTCATGTACCAACCGGTGGACATGACCTTGGCCTCACCAAAGTTTCCGTTGCTGCTGATTACTCTGACTCTGTTCCTGATTCTTCTTTCTACGGCTATCATCCTCTGGAAGATCTGAAGCCTGGCAAAAGAGTCCAGGAGACAAAACTCTCTCCTGCTGAAGTAGCAAGGACTACCGTCGAG GCAAACAGCAGTGCTGTGTTGGTGTTTCCTGGAGCTATTCACTGTGAACCACACGATCATAACTCATGGTCTGAGTTTAAGTATGTCATTGATGATTATGGAG ATATCTTTTTCGACATTCCTGATGATGTGAACATCTTAGAAGATCCTGGAGCTAGTAATCCAGTG AAAGCCTTTTTTGGAATGGATGTCCCACGCTACGAAAACTCAAGGCTCCATGAGGAATATAACATTTCGGATATTGGTAACCTTGACCAAATCATCTTTGATGACCATTATTTCGAG ATGATGGATTCTGATGCTGGAGACATTCCGGTTGATTGGGGAATGCCTGACACTTCCAACGGTGTTCATCCTATCTACTTCGCCAAACACATGTCAAAG GCTATCAGCATGGACTATGACAGGAAAATGGACTATCCATCTAATGGTGTATCCATACTGGCATGCCTTAGGCCAGCTTTCCTCGACGAGGAATCCTATATAAGAAGACTGTTTCTCTCGGAAGATAGAGATGACTATAGCTGGGAGGTTCAAG GTGATGAGAATCCAAACGCTAGTTCCAGAGATGACGAGAACGATATGAGTTCTAGTCTATATAGATTAGAGATTGTGGGAATAGAGCTTCTCTCCCTCTACGGTACAGAG TCTTCTATAAGCTTGCAAGATTTTCAAGATGCTGAACCAGACATCTTAGTACACTCTACTTCTGCAATCATTGAGCGGTTCAACAACAGAGGGGTTAGTTCAGACATTGCCCTGAAAGCTCTCTGCAAAAAGAAAGGTCTTCATGCAGAG GAAGCTAACCTGATCAGTGTTGATAGCCTTGGTATGGATGTGAGAGTTTTCGCAGGCGCACAAGTCCAAACTCACCGTTTCCCTTTCAAAACCAGA GCTACAACAGAAATGGCAGCAGAGAAGAAGATGCACCAGCTACTGTTCCCTCGTTCACGCAGAAGGAAGTTGAAGTCTAACGACGAGAGTTTGAAGGACGCATACCGTTAA
- the LOC106307372 gene encoding mitochondrial import inner membrane translocase subunit tim16-like, translating into MAGRIIAQLIVMGSGILGRAFFQAYRQALANASKTGVAQEAMQNAVRKAGKSITEQEARQILGVTEQTSWEEIVQKYDKLFENNAKAGSFYLQSKVHRAKECLEEVYRSKSTPS; encoded by the exons ATG GCAGGGAGAATCATTGCGCAGCTCATTGTGATGGGTTCTGGTATATTGGGTCGTGCTTTCTTTCAAGCCTATCGTCAGGCTCTTGCTA ATGCGTCTAAAACCGGCGTTGCGCAGGAAGCAATGCAGAACGCAGTACGTAAAGCAGGAAAATCCATTACTGAGCAAGAGGCTAGGCAGATTCTCGGTGTAACCGAGCAGACCTCTTGGGAAGAGATAGTACAG AAATACGACAAGCTGTTTGAGAATAACGCGAAAGCTGGGAGCTTTTACCTTCAATCTAAAGTTCATCGAGCCAAAGAATGTCTTGAAGAGGTGTACAGGAGCAAAAGTACACCTAGTTAA
- the LOC106311255 gene encoding LOW QUALITY PROTEIN: putative pirin-like protein At3g59260 (The sequence of the model RefSeq protein was modified relative to this genomic sequence to represent the inferred CDS: deleted 1 base in 1 codon), whose protein sequence is MSSRQVVKKIFANFENSNDGVIRQGITKSDHELLDPFVSLAEFSVSPPGGFRDHPHRGFESVTYMLEGGLIHQDFNGNKGTVHEGDVLWTTAGRGIIHSEMPKEHTNIGLQLWVNLPSSDKMIDPANVEISSSEMPVAYEEGVEVKVIAGVSMGVQSPFYTRTPIMFLDIILQPRSQTHQTIPETWTAFAYVLDGNEGVFGSSDSYAVQAHTLVVFGTGDEVSVWNTSNYRPLRFLLIAGEPIGESVVQHGPFVMNTQAEIDRTIWDYRNGQNGFEMAIKYWRSE, encoded by the exons ATGTCATCCAGACAGGTCGTGAAGAAGATATTTGCAAATTTTGAGAATAGTAACGATGGTGTCATTAGACAAGGAATTACCAA GAGTGACCATGAGTTACTGGACCCGTTCGTGTCGCTTGCTGAATTTTCTG TTTCACCTCCAGGTGGATTCCGAGATCATCCTCATAGAG GTTTTGAGAGTGTTACATACATGTTAGAG GGAGGCCTCATTCACCAAGACTTCAATGGTAACAAGGGTACAGTCCATGAAGGAGATGTTCTG TGGACGACAGCAGGAAGAGGAATCATTCATTCTGAAATGCCTAAAGAACACACTAACATTGGCTTACAGCTTTGGGTCAACCTCCCTTCAAGTGACAAAAT GATCGACCCAGCAAACGTAGAAATATCGAGTTCTGAGATGCCAGTAGCATATGAAGAAGGAGTAGAGGTCAAAGTCATAGCAGGAGTGTCAATGGGAGTCCAATCTCCTTTCTACACAAGGACACCAATCATGTTCCTTGACATAATTCTCCAGCCAAGGTCTCAAACTCACCAGACTATTCCGGAGACGTGGACCGCCTTTGCATACGTTTTAGATGGCAATGAAGGCGTGTTTGGGTCCTCAGACTCTTATGCAGTGCAAGCACACACTCTTGTGGTGTTTGGAACAGGAGATGAAGTTAGCGTGTGGAATACGTCAAACTATAGGCCGTTGAGGTTCTTGTTGATTGCAGGAGAACCGATTGGGGAGTCTGTGGTTCAACACGGGCCATTTGTGATGAACACACAAGCTGAGATTGATAGGACCATATGGGACTATCGCAATGGCCAGAATGGCTTTGAGATGGCT ATTAAGTACTGGAGGTCAGAATGA
- the LOC106312108 gene encoding F-box/LRR-repeat protein At3g59190-like, with protein MKYMKRVSAELEAKLLINLFICCMFSSQEDLMQRQTCIYSRSCFNFSSVQTVAPSSSFRILTSKSLVRLRESGTDEFTIIDVVEVSLSLPKLKTLHMNDVGFADESGAAFAKLVSSCHALEELVMDKIMWDFRGSCSDSNSSLKRVTIYSENIDDEDPKSVSLSALPISSL; from the exons ATGAAGTATATGAAGAGAGTATCTGCAGAGCTTGAAGCCAAACTCTTAATAAATCTGTTTATTTGTTGTATGTTTAGTTCACAGGAGGATTTGATGCAGAGACAAACTTGTATATATTCAAG AAGCTGCTTCAACTTCAGTTCTGTCCAAACGGTGGCGCCATCTTCTTCCTTTCGTATTTTGACGAGCAAGAGTTTGGTTAGGCTGAGAGAATCTGGTACAGATGAGTTCACTATTATTGATGTCGTTGAAGTTTCTCTTTCTCTTCCGAAGCTTAAGACTTTGCATATGAATGATGTTGGGTTTGCTGATGAGAGTGGTGCTGCATTTGCCAAGCTAGTTTCTTCTTGTCACGCGCTTGAGGAGTTGGTTATGGATAAAATAATGTGGGACTTTCGGGGTTCTTGCTCTGACTCCAACTCAAGTCTCAAGAGAGTGACAATCTATTCTGAGAACATTGATGATGAGGATCCAAAGAGTGTGTCTCTTTCAGCACTCCCAATCTCATCTCTTTAG
- the LOC106312107 gene encoding zinc finger BED domain-containing protein DAYSLEEPER-like: MDFENQNGVDPSYKLLPTEREWDLGIQICELLQPFDEITNLISGSTYPTSNLYFMQVYKIELWLKSHENSSSEVIVEMVGAMKVKFDKYWREYSVILAMAAVFDPRFKLSLLDYCFTKLDDGTAEQKVVHVSDNLELLFKAYSKPETEAAPSTGNNTDDSVAGVESSQTSLYDDFYNFRKNSVNANGKSALDMYLEEPLVDVKAFPNLDVLSYWKDNSHRFGVLATMASDLLSIPITTVASESSFSIGSRVLNKYRSCLLPRNVQALICARNWIRDFEPYDNDIEVADSGDQNESLPPIQVVM; this comes from the exons ATGGATTTCGAAAATCAAAATGGTGTTGATCCAAGTTACAAGCTTCTTCCCACAGAAAGAGAATGGGATTTGGGAATTCAAATCTGTGAGCTGCTGCAACCGTTTGATGAGATAACCAACTTGATCTCAGGTTCGACTTACCCTACCTCTAACTTGTACTTTATGCAAGTGTACAAGATTGAGTTGTGGCTGAAATCGCATGAGAACAGCAGTTCAGAAGTCATTGTCGAGATGGTTGGGGCAATGAAAGTTAAATTTGACAAGTATTGGCGTGAGTACAGTGTGATTCTTGCAATGGCAGCAGTGTTTGATCCTAGGTTTAAGTTGTCTCTGCTTGATTATTGCTTCACAAAGTTGGATGATGGTACTGCTGAGCAAAAGGTGGTTCATGTCTCAGATAATCTGGAACTTCTTTTTAAAGCCTATTCTAAACCAGAAACAGAAGCTGCTCCATCAACTGGAAACAACACAGACGATTCAGTAGCTGGAGTTGAATCATCACAGACCTCTCTATATGAT GACTTCTACAACTTTCGCAAGAACAGTGTGAATGCTAATGGAAAATCTGCATTGGATATGTATCTAGAAGAACCACTGGTGGACGTAAAGGCTTTTCCAAATTTGGATGTTTTATCCTATTGGAAGGACAACTCTCATCGCTTTGGTGTGTTGGCTACTATGGCTTCAGATCTTTTGAGCATTCCTATAACTACTGTGGCCTCCGAGTCCTCATTCAGCATTGGCTCACGAGTTCTAAACAAGTACAGAAGCTGTCTCCTTCCTCGAAATGTTCAAGCATTGATATGTGCTCGTAATTGGATCCGCGACTTTGAACCATATGACAATG ATATTGAGGTGGCTGATTCTGGTGATCAAAATGAGAGCTTGCCTCCGATTCAGGTGGTGATGTGA
- the LOC106310413 gene encoding pirin-1, whose product MSASCDSDRVTRQVIKNVLAKLQKEGEGALVRNGITEIHQALLDPFVLLVDFSFSLTAGFADHPHRGFESVTYMLKGGIIHKYLKGNESTIKAGDVQWMTAGRGIIHSEFPEEEVNNGLQLWINLPSIHRMIEPKNLELSSLEIPRAEKDGVEVKVIAGDSLGIKSPYYTTTPIMFLDFTLKPGSQTHQTVPESWTAFAYILEGDEGVFGSLNSLAIQAHYVVVFGPGDLVSVWNKSTSRALRFLLIAGEPIGEPLVQCGPFVMSSQDEIDMAFEDYRNAKNGFELAKSS is encoded by the exons ATGTCTGCTTCTTGCGACTCTGATAGAGTAACGAGACAGGTAATCAAGAATGTTTTAGCAAAGCTTCAGAAAGAAGGCGAAGGTGCTCTCGTTAGGAACGGCATCACAGA GATTCACCAGGCGTTATTGGACCCCTTCGTGCTGCTAGTTGATTTTTCAT TTTCGCTTACAGCTGGATTCGCAGATCATCCCCACCGAG GTTTTGAAAGTGTTACTTACATGCTAAAA GGAGGTATCATTCACAAATATCTCAAAGGCAATGAAAGTACAATCAAAGCCGGAGATGTTCAG TGGATGACAGCAGGAAGAGGAATCATTCATTCCGAGTTTCCAGAAGAAGAAGTCAACAATGGCTTACAGCTTTGGATCAACCTTCCTTCCATACACAGAAT GATCGAGCCAAAGAACCTAGAACTGTCAAGCTTAGAGATTCCAAGAGCAGAGAAAGATGGAGTAGAGGTCAAAGTCATAGCCGGAGATTCATTGGGAATCAAATCTCCTTACTACACAACAACACCAATCATGTTCCTTGACTTTACCCTCAAGCCAGGATCTCAAACCCACCAGACCGTACCAGAATCTTGGACCGCTTTCGCCTACATTCTAGAGGGTGATGAGGGTGTGTTCGGTTCCTTGAACTCTTTGGCTATTCAGGCGCACTATGTTGTTGTGTTTGGACCAGGGGATTTAGTTAGCGTGTGGAACAAGTCAACCTCTAGGGCATTGAGGTTTCTGTTGATTGCAGGGGAACCGATCGGTGAGCCCTTGGTTCAGTGTGGTCCGTTTGTGATGAGTTCACAGGATGAAATCGATATGGCTTTTGAGGACTATCGGAATGCTAAGAACGGGTTTGAACTGGCTAAGAGTAGCTAA